The nucleotide sequence TGGGCCATAACGAAAAAAGCGGGCTTTAAGCCCGCTTTTTCTATTCTTCGCCAATTTTAATCTTCGCTGGCGTCGTTATCCGCTTCTATTGGCCTGTCAACCAACTCTACAATTGCCATCGGCGCGTTATCACCTGGGCGAAAACCACACTTAAGAATTCGTAAATACCCACCAGGGCGTTCTTTATAACGCGGACCTAACTCATTAAATAATTTACTCACCACCTCTTTGTCACGTAGTCGACTGAACGCAAGACGGCGCTTGTGAACGCTATCTTCGCCGCCAAGGGTAATTAGCGGCTCTGCTACACGGCGAAGTTCTTTCGCTTTGGGTACAGTGGTACGAATAATCTCGTGGCGTAATAAAGCATTAGTCAAACTTTGCAAGGTAGCCTTGCGGTGACTGGTATTACGGCTAAGTTGTCTGCCAATATTGCGATGTCGCATCGTGCTTATCCTAAAATAAAAACGTTATCAAATGGTGGTAGTATCAGGGCTAGCTGGAATCTCACCGCTCAGCTGAGCTGGAGGCCAGTTTTCAAGCCGCATACCTAGCGATAATTCATTCGTTGCTAATACATCTTTAATTTCAGTTAAAGACTTCTTGCCGAGGTTTGGTGTTTTCAAC is from Gammaproteobacteria bacterium and encodes:
- the rplQ gene encoding 50S ribosomal protein L17 → MRHRNIGRQLSRNTSHRKATLQSLTNALLRHEIIRTTVPKAKELRRVAEPLITLGGEDSVHKRRLAFSRLRDKEVVSKLFNELGPRYKERPGGYLRILKCGFRPGDNAPMAIVELVDRPIEADNDASED